The window TCATATTCTGAAATTGTGTGTCTGGGATTATTGGTTAGGAAAATGACAGTTTTATTCTTCTGGAGAAGGTATTTAATAGTTTCGACGGATCCTGGAACTGCAGTATCACCTACATATACCACTCCATCTAAGTCTATAAGAAAGCATTCGTATAGGTCCACTAGTCTCATAGCATTGTGTATTTATTACAATAGGTTAGAGATATTACTTGAAGTAATGTATTAGCCCCATATATGCTGTTTTAGCTCTTCTTGTTTATCATCTTCACTCTCTTTGTACAGGAGTGATATGACCTTCATTTGGTCATCTTGTACTATTTCAACTTCCAGAAGAGTTAAAATTTCTATAGCCGCATCTCTAAATCCCTCGTAATACTCTTCTTCCTTTCCTGATGCTTTTACTGTTCTAGAGTCTAAATGAAGCGCTATAGCTGCGAACTCCATTGGCACCTTGTTATCAATTTCTAATTGATATTCTGATAATTCCCCTTGGAAGAGGTGATTTTTCCATGCATCAATAATTTTATCTATTGTTTCTTGTTTCATATGAGTAGCCTTTGTTAATATTTATCCTTTTTTTGAGACGGGAATAGTATACTGAAAATGTAAGTATTTCAAAAGCTTGGGCGTGGCTGTATAAGCAATTACCTATTTTGAAGGAGTTTACTTGCTACTATGATATTGTCTCGTCCAGCAGCTTCAGCTATCTTAACCGCCTCATCTAGGGTAACACTTTCAGAAAGGGTGGCTAATTTTAATAGCATAGGAAGATTAACACCAGAAATAACTTCGACCTTATTTTCTTCAAGGAATGTAAGGCTGATATTAGATGGAGTACCTCCAAACATATCGGTTACTAGCAAAATGCCGTCTTTAGCTTTTACTTTTTTAATAGCGTTTTTTATATCCTGCTTAAAGCTCTCAAACTCTCTATCCGGATCAAGACTAACGCCGCTTATTTTTACAGAAGGCTTAGAAGATAGTACAAAGTTAACAGCAGCTATAAGCTCTTTTGCCAGATCTCCATGTGTAACTAATACTATCCCGATCATTTAACACCCCCTAGATTTTTGATATGTCCCTATGTCTTGTTACAGGCGATAAATTATTATAGCGCTCAGTTAGTTTCTCTGCTATTGCGACCGACCTATGTTTCCCGCCTGTACATCCTATTGCAATGGTCAAATACGATTTCCCTTCCTTCTCATAATTTGGAATTAAGTAATCCAAAAAACTTGTTATCTTTTCAATAAATTCCTGTGTTTCCTCTTTGCTCATGACGTATTCAGCCACTTTGGGGTCAACTCCAGTTAGTTCCCTTAAGCCGTCTACAAAATGGGGGTTGGGAAGAAACCTGACATCAAAGATCATATCTGCATCATTAGGTATACCATGTTTAAAACCAAAAGAAATAATATTAATTAAAATGTTTTGCGAGCTTGGTTTGTTGAATTTGTTCTTTATAATTTCCGACAAATCATGAACGTTTAGCTCCGATGTATCAATTGTATAGTTAGAGATCTCTTTTAGTTTCTCAAGCATCTTTCTCTCTTTACTTATACCTGCTTGTATATCGCCATCGTCTGAAAGGGGATGCTTTCTTCTTGTCTCTTTGTAGCGTTTTACAAGCGCCGCATCTGATGATTCTAAAAAGATCATGTCTACCGGATAGCCTTTGTTTTTAAACTCCTCAATTACAGAAGGTGCACTGTCAAATGATACCTTCTCTCTTATATCTATTACCAGCGCAACCTGATTAATGCCTTTATCTGAATTCTCACAAAGTTCTATAAAATTTGGCAAAAGGGTAGGCGGAATATTGTCGACACAATAATAGCCAAGGTCTTCTAAGACCTTAACTGCAGTACTTTTACCAGATCCCGAAAGTCCGCTAATTATAACTAGATTAGTCATTTTATATCTGATGCTGTTTTTTGAGTTTTATCTTCATCGACAATCTTTAGTTTGCCTTTTGGTGCTGATAGTTTGTGTAAATGATTTAGCGCTGCAGCCTCTAAAAGAGTAGAGATATTTTTACCCGGAGTTGTAGGGATAAGCAGATAAGGCACTTCCACCCCCATTATGCAGTAGTACTTATCTTCTACCCCAAGTCTATCATAATCTGTTTCAGAATCCCATATTGAAAGTTCTACAGTAATGTCTATAACACTACTATCTGTTACAGAATTGTTTCCGTAGAGATCTTTAATATTTATGATTCCAATACCTCTTATTTCCAAAAGGTTTTTAGTGGTTATTGGAGATGAGCCTATAAGCTGAGCGTGCTCGTTTATTTTAATGACAACTATGTCATCTGAAATTAGCTTTGAGCCCCTTGTGATAAGCTCTAATGCGTTCTCTGATTTGCCTATGCCGCTTTCCCCCAAAATCAAAACTCCGACGCGGTTTATTTCAATAAGCACACCATGAAGCGTTGTAAATGCACTTGCGCTATTGTCTATGTTTTTTTCGGTCATCTGAGCCTAGATCAATACTTCTCATCTTCATCAATAATTAATTCCAATATCTCTTCGTTGGTCTCACACTGCATTAATCTTGATCTTAATTCTTGATTCTTAAAGACCTTTGAAATCCTAGCCAGTAGCTGGATATGAACTCCGCTAGCTTCCTCCGGCGCGATGAGTGTAATGAAAAAGTGAGAAGGCTTTTTGTCTAATGATCCAAAACTTATGCCTGCGGTGCTTCTACCAAAACCCAAAATTATATCAGTGATGCCGCTTAGTTTTGCATGAGGTACTGCTACTCCAAAATCCACCGCTGTGCTGCATAGCTCCTCACGTTCCATAAATAGCTCTAAAAGCCTTTCATAGTTTATGTTTGGATGAGTTTTTGAAATGCTCTGGGTAAGTTCCTTAATTACATCTTCTTTGGTGCTTGAGTTGAGGTTGGATATTACAGTTTTTAGATCGAGGTAGTCTGCGAGTTTCATTGCTATTATGTATTAGGGCTCAATCAAGATTTTCTGACCTCTTCGGCTTAAGTAAATCACATTCATCTCGCCGTTTTCGCTATTTCTAAATGCCACAAAATTAGCATCTGATACTTTGAGCTGAAGGGAGGCTTCTTCTCTAGACATTGGTTTTTGCGGCAGTTTGTGAATCTTAAGGTCCGTAAGCTCATAGCTCTCAGTGCTAAATTGCTCAGTGATTTCTTCTTTTGATCTTGCGCCTATTCTTCTTTTTTCTTTTGTTATTTTCTCATTTTGTTTTTTCAGCTGCTTGATGATTGTATCCACAACACTATCAATCGCTGCATACATATCGTTGCTCTCAACAGAGCTTGTAGCTTTTATATGGCCTGCGCTTAATATCATCTCTGCTTTATCCCTAAACTTTTCAGAAGAAAGAACAAACCTAAGATCCGCAGAATCTTTATCTGTGCCAACATAGCGCTCAATTCTTCTAGTTTTCTTAAGAGCGTAAGCCTTTATTTTTTCGGCAGTTTTTGTGTCTTTAATATGCCTAGTAGTTACCGTTACTTTCACTTTTGTTTTCCTTATACTGTCTGGACCTTACTGAAGACGAAGGTATTTTAAGTATTTTCCTGTATTTTGCAACTGTTCTTCTTGCAACCTTAATATTTCGGCGTTCAAATATTTTTGAGATGTCCTCGTCAGAATATGGGCTTTCCGGGAGCTCACCTGCAATAATATTTTTCATAATCGATTTAACTTTCTCAAATGAGACGTCCTGTCCGTTTGAAGCTTCAATTTTTCTTGAGAACAAAGACTTAAGCTCTATTGTTCCTTGGGGGGTTTGAATATATCTTCTACTTGTTATACGGCTCACAGTGGATTCGTGAACGCCAACTGATTGTGCAACATCTTTTAATATAAGTGGTTTAATATACTCTTTGCCATGCTCGAAAAACTCACGCTGAACATCTACAATTTTAGAGATAATTTTCTTAACTGTTTGCTCTCTCTCATCAAGGCATTTCATAATTCTTTGGGCTGCCTCTAACTTTTCTTTAATAAATTGCTTGGCTTCTGGAGGTAGAGTCTTTTCTTTTTTAATCAAATTGCGGTAATAATTGCTGATCCTTACCCTGGGAAAATCTTTATTAAGTTGTATCTGAAGCTCATCACCAACGTTATAGACATAAAAATCAGGAACTATATACTTCTCGGAATCTTTTTCAAAAAATGGTCTTCCCGGTCTTGGCTCAAGCGATGAAATTACTGCCATTGCATCTTGTACTTGTTGTGAAGAATCAGAAATCACATCCATAATATTTGTTAAGTCGCCTTCGCTAAGTTCTGCAAAATGCTCGTCAATGATTTTAATTACCAGACCATCCTCAGGGTAACCCAGGTCAAGAGCCTGTAACTTTAGACACTCTTTCAAGCTCCTTGAGCAGACACCGGTAGGATCGAACGAATTTTGTATTTCATCTAATATTTCAGCTGCGATATCACTCACATACTCAGAATCTATAGAGTTTTGATTATCTTTAGTTGTATTTATATATATGCGGGCTATTTCTTCTATATCAATTTCAAGGTATCCATCCTCATTCGTATTACCTATAATAATTGAGGCAATCTCTTTTTCATCTGGGGTTAAGTCTGACATCTTTAATTGCCATTCCAGATGGTCAATGAGAGAATCAGCTGAACTTATACGGTTTTCCCACGGCGTCTCTTCTTCTCCACCATCATCCATAAACTCTCTTGCAGAATAATGCGGAACGTCACTATCGTGGGATCCCAATATTCTATCATCGCCGATCTGACTTAAATCAAATTCTTCTTTGGAATCTTCTTGTGTTTTCTCGTTAGGCTCTTGAGATTCTTCTAATGTAGGATTTTCTATCAGCTGCTCTTCAAGATAATCTTTTAATTCAAGTGTATTCATCTGGATCAGCTTTAGAAATAGCTGAAGATCTTGAGTTAATATAAGGCGCTGTTGTAGGACCTGTCTTTGAGAAGTCGTCTGGCTTAAATTTGTGCTCATAACCCTTGTAGATTTCTAATATGTAGTTTGTATTCCCCGTTAGGTTTTAGTAAACCTAAGCTTATTATAATATATTGCATCTTATATACAAGATTCGTGCCATTTAAGATATTATAACTGAATAAATGTTCTGTTGGTGTAATGATCCTGAATTATTGAGATTTTGCCCTAAAATTATATACTTTTCTAATGTATTCTTTGTTTTAATAGTAGGAGGTATAAGACTAAGTTGGGCAAAATTGTTATTATTTTAGGGATATTTCTTATAGTTTTAGGACTCTTAATAGAGTTTTATCCTAGGGTGCCATTTATTGGAAAACTACCCGGAGACTTCTATATCAAGCAGGAAAATTTCTCCTTCTATTTCCCGCTTGCTACATCAATTATATTAAGCGTCATTCTAAGTTTGGCTATCTATATACTCTCTAAGTTTAGATAGATGGTCTTTAAATTAAGACGGATTGTTTGGTATTACCCACTTTCTTTCATCAGAGTGCTTATCTTCATAGGTGGTTATTTTATCTTCATGCTGAAGCGAGTGACCTATATCATCAAGCCCTTCAAGTAGACTCTTTTTCTTAAACGGGTCTATATCAAATTCAATTGACCATCCCTCATCATCTGAGATAGTTTGTGATCTTAAATCCACACTAAGGTCATGACCTTTTTTAGAATTCACAATACTAAAGAGCTCTTTTACTTTTTCCTCGGGTAGAACGATCGGTAAGATGGCATTTTTAAAACAATTGTTATAAAAGATGTCTGCAAATGAGGGTGCAATAATTACCTGAAAACCATATTCTCTAAGAGCCCATGGTGCGTGCTCTCGTGAACTTCCGCTTCCGAAGTTGTGGCTTGTGAGCAGTATCTTCGCATCCTGGTGATGATCATGGTTAAGTTCAAAATCAGGATTAGGTGTTCCGTCTTCATGGTAGCGCCAGTCAAAGAACAAAAACTCTCCAAAACCGGTTCTTTCAACTCTTTTTAAAAACTGTTTTGGTATTATTTGATCTGTATCAACGTTTATTCTATCTAGCGGCGCCACTCTGCCGTGTACTCTTTCTAATGGTTCCATAGATCTTCCTCTTTATAGTTCTTTATCTAAATCCCAGTTTCTAACATCTACAAAGTGACCCTCAATCGCAGCAGCAGCAGCCATTGCAGGACTTACAAGATGTGTTCTTCCGCCTTTACCCTGACGGCCTTCAAAGTTTCTGTTAGAGGTACTTGCGCATCTCTCACCAGGTTCAAGTATGTCGGGGTTCATTCCAAGACACATGCTGCAACCAGACTCCCGCCATTCAAAACCTGCATCTATAAACACTTTATCGAGTCCCATTTTCTCAGCCTGCCATTTTATCATCTGAGATCCGGGCACAACCATCGCGCTTACCGAGGATGCTACTTTCCTTCCTTTTACCACCCTAGCAGCCTGGGTTAAATCCTGGATCCTCGCGTTGGTGCACGAGCCGATAAATACTCTATCAAGCTTGATATCTTCTATCGGTGTTCCAGCGTCAAGGCCCATATAATCAAGTGCGCTAATTGTAGCCTTTTTATCATTTTCATTCTCTATTTCATCAGGGTTAGGAATCTTTGCTGTTACATCTAACACCATTCCGGGGTTGGTTCCCCAGCTAACCTGAGGGACAATTTTTGCGGCGTCTAAAGTAATTGACTTATCAAAATGAGCGCCTTCATCTGTCACTAGATCTTTCCAATGTGACAGTGCTTTTTCCCACTCCTGGTCAACTGGCGCAAATTT is drawn from Thermodesulfobacteriota bacterium and contains these coding sequences:
- the leuD gene encoding 3-isopropylmalate dehydratase small subunit, which codes for MEPLERVHGRVAPLDRINVDTDQIIPKQFLKRVERTGFGEFLFFDWRYHEDGTPNPDFELNHDHHQDAKILLTSHNFGSGSSREHAPWALREYGFQVIIAPSFADIFYNNCFKNAILPIVLPEEKVKELFSIVNSKKGHDLSVDLRSQTISDDEGWSIEFDIDPFKKKSLLEGLDDIGHSLQHEDKITTYEDKHSDERKWVIPNNPS
- the rpoN gene encoding RNA polymerase factor sigma-54, whose protein sequence is MSTNLSQTTSQRQVLQQRLILTQDLQLFLKLIQMNTLELKDYLEEQLIENPTLEESQEPNEKTQEDSKEEFDLSQIGDDRILGSHDSDVPHYSAREFMDDGGEEETPWENRISSADSLIDHLEWQLKMSDLTPDEKEIASIIIGNTNEDGYLEIDIEEIARIYINTTKDNQNSIDSEYVSDIAAEILDEIQNSFDPTGVCSRSLKECLKLQALDLGYPEDGLVIKIIDEHFAELSEGDLTNIMDVISDSSQQVQDAMAVISSLEPRPGRPFFEKDSEKYIVPDFYVYNVGDELQIQLNKDFPRVRISNYYRNLIKKEKTLPPEAKQFIKEKLEAAQRIMKCLDEREQTVKKIISKIVDVQREFFEHGKEYIKPLILKDVAQSVGVHESTVSRITSRRYIQTPQGTIELKSLFSRKIEASNGQDVSFEKVKSIMKNIIAGELPESPYSDEDISKIFERRNIKVARRTVAKYRKILKIPSSSVRSRQYKENKSESNGNY
- the rapZ gene encoding RNase adapter RapZ, giving the protein MTNLVIISGLSGSGKSTAVKVLEDLGYYCVDNIPPTLLPNFIELCENSDKGINQVALVIDIREKVSFDSAPSVIEEFKNKGYPVDMIFLESSDAALVKRYKETRRKHPLSDDGDIQAGISKERKMLEKLKEISNYTIDTSELNVHDLSEIIKNKFNKPSSQNILINIISFGFKHGIPNDADMIFDVRFLPNPHFVDGLRELTGVDPKVAEYVMSKEETQEFIEKITSFLDYLIPNYEKEGKSYLTIAIGCTGGKHRSVAIAEKLTERYNNLSPVTRHRDISKI
- a CDS encoding PTS sugar transporter subunit IIA — protein: MIGIVLVTHGDLAKELIAAVNFVLSSKPSVKISGVSLDPDREFESFKQDIKNAIKKVKAKDGILLVTDMFGGTPSNISLTFLEENKVEVISGVNLPMLLKLATLSESVTLDEAVKIAEAAGRDNIIVASKLLQNR
- a CDS encoding PTS sugar transporter subunit IIA, which produces MKLADYLDLKTVISNLNSSTKEDVIKELTQSISKTHPNINYERLLELFMEREELCSTAVDFGVAVPHAKLSGITDIILGFGRSTAGISFGSLDKKPSHFFITLIAPEEASGVHIQLLARISKVFKNQELRSRLMQCETNEEILELIIDEDEKY
- a CDS encoding DUF2905 domain-containing protein encodes the protein MGKIVIILGIFLIVLGLLIEFYPRVPFIGKLPGDFYIKQENFSFYFPLATSIILSVILSLAIYILSKFR
- the raiA gene encoding ribosome-associated translation inhibitor RaiA, translating into MKVTVTTRHIKDTKTAEKIKAYALKKTRRIERYVGTDKDSADLRFVLSSEKFRDKAEMILSAGHIKATSSVESNDMYAAIDSVVDTIIKQLKKQNEKITKEKRRIGARSKEEITEQFSTESYELTDLKIHKLPQKPMSREEASLQLKVSDANFVAFRNSENGEMNVIYLSRRGQKILIEP